A window of Aromatoleum bremense genomic DNA:
CGGTGCGCGAGGCGGCGCGCAATGCGCGCAAGGTCGCGGACATCCGCGCCGAGCACGGCCTGCCGTCCGCCCGCCTGCTGCGCGCCCGGCTGCCGAGCGGCGTGCCGGCGCTGGTGCTCGATTGTCCGTCGCTGTACCGCCGGGAAGGCGGCCCGTACCAGGACGGCGAGGGCGTCGACTACGCCGACAATGCGCTGCGCTTCGGCCTGCTGTCGCACGTCGCCGCGCGGCTGGCGAGCGCCGCGAGCCCGCTGGTGTGGCGCGCGGACATCCTGCACTGCAACGACTGGCCCACGGCTCTCGCGCCGGCGTACCTGAAGCTCGGCCTGCCGGGCGCCGCGCCGAGCCTCGTCGTCGTCCATAACCTCGCGTTCCAGGGGATCTTCCCGCTCGACGTCGCCGAGCGGCTCGGACTGCCGCCGGAGAGCCTTGCGCCCGAAGGCGTCGAGTACTGGGGCAAGCTGTCGTTCCTGAAGGCCGGCCTCTACTACGCCGACCGCATCGTCGCCGTCAGCCCGACCTACGCGCGCGAGATCCGCACCGAGGCGCACGGCTGCGGCCTGCAGGGGCTGCTCGAAACGCGCGCGAACCGCCTCGCCGGCATCCTCAACGGCATCGACGTGGATGCCTGGGATTCGCGCACCGATCCGTATCTCCACGCGAACTACGATGCGGACACGCTCGAAGACAAGGCGCCGAACAAGCGCGCACTGCAGGCCGAGTTGGGACTGGCGGCCGACGACGGCGCGCTGCTGCTCGGCATGATCAGCCGCCTGACCGACCAGAAGGGCATCGACCTGGTGCTCGATGCGCTGCCGGAATTGCTTGCGCGGCCGGTGCAGCTCGCGCTGCTCGGAGGCGGCGACGCGCGCTTCGAAGAGGCGTGGCGCGAACGCGCGGCCGCGACGCCGGAGCGCATCGCGGCGGTGATCGGCTTCGACGAGCGGCTCGCGCACCGCATCGAGGCCGGCGCCGATGCGTTCGTGATGCCGTCGCGCTTCGAGCCGTGCGGGCTGAACCAGATGTACAGCCAGCGCTACGGCACGCCGCCGATCGTGCGCGCGACGGGCGGGCTCGTCGACTCGGTCGGCGACTTCAGCATCGACAGCCTGCATCGCGGCGAAGCGTCCGGTTTCCTGTTCGCCGACGCGACGCCGGCGGCGCTGGTCGAGGCCGTCGACCGCGCGATGAAGGTGTTCGCCGACCGCGTGGCGTGGCGCACGCTGTGTCGCAACGGCATGGCGCGCGACTTCAGCTGGGGGGGCAGCGCCGGCCGATACGCGCGGCTTTACGTGGCGATGCGAGCAGCGGCGGCAGCCTGAGCCGCGCGGCCCACGCGGCCTCGCGCGCCGGCGCCGCGGACGCGAGCAAGGTGATATGCCGGCCCGGTACGGATTCGCGCAAGGCCCGCAGCGCAGGGGTGGTCATCAGCGCGTCGCCGAGGTTGTCGAGCCGCACCGCGAGGATGCGTCGTGCCTCTTTCCAGCGCGCGGCCCGCGTCAGCGCGTTCATCCCGGCTCGTCCGTCTGCCACACCGTGAACCCGCTCTCGGGTTCCGCCGCGATGCTGTCGAGCACCTCGGCCGGCGTCCATTCGAGGATGCCGTCGACCGCTTCGGCGAGGCTCGATGCGACGAGGTCGGGCTCGCGCATCGGCCCGTGGCGCCATTCCGTTTCCGACCCGACCGCCAGCAGCACGGTGCGGCAACCGGCCCGTCGTCCGGCTTCGATGTCGTCGAGGATGTCGCCGATCAGCCACGAGCGCCGCAGGTCGAGGCGGTGGTCCTGCGCGGCCTGCAGCAGCAGGCCGGGTTCGGGCTTGCGGCATTCGCAGCGGCCGGCGAAGCGGTCGTCGGTGCCCTGCGGATGGTGGGGGCAGTGATAGATCGCGTCGAACACGACGCCGTACGGCGACAGCAGCGCGGCGATCGCGGCCCACACCGCTTCGAGCGCATCGGGCTCGAACAGGCCGAACGCCACGCCCGGCTGGTTCGTCACCAGGATGAGGTGGTAGCCGTGGCGCTGGAGCCGTGCGAGCGCTTCGCCGGCGCCGTCGCGCAGGCGCACTTTGGCCGGATCGACGTTGTACGGCACGTCGTCGATCAGCGTGCCGTCCTTGTCGATGAAAACCGCAGCATTCAGGGCCACGATGTCTCCCCCATCGGCAGCTGCTGCGCATGCGCCGCATGCCGGCGCGGCCGAAATCCCGTGACCCCGTCGACGACGGTGTGCTTGATGCCGCCGACCTTTGAGCCTATCACCGGGCAGCTGCAGGCCATCGTTTCGAGCGGCGTGATGCCGAACGGCACGTCAGCGACGCCGACGGCGCCGATGTCGCGCTGCAGGATGGTGCGGAACATCGCGAAGATCGCCCAATACACGATCGTGCCGCGGATGAAGAGCTCGAGCGGCGAAACCGTCAGCCCAAACATTTCATTCCAGTCGATCGCCATCATGGCCTCCTCCTGCGCACCGGCGACGCGCGTCTGCAGCCGTCGCCCTTTCACGCTCCGCTGCAATCCGCTTTCCCGGCGCGGGCGCTCCAACGGGCGACAGCTCGCAGGCAATTGACTGAAAAAATTACAACTTCCCGCGATGGGCGGAGGTTGGCGGGACTAGTATCAAGCTAGCGTCGTGCCACCACGGAGGAGAGATGTCCAACGTATTGCTGGTCGATGACGACTCGGAAACCATAGGCTGGCTCAGCGAGTTCATCAAAGGCGAGGGCTATACCGTGGCCACCGCCGATTCGTTGCGCGCCGCGCGCATCCATCTCACCCGCTCGACCCCCGATGTCGTGCTCACCGACCTGATGCTTCCCGACGGGCTGGGGATCGAGCTCGTCGACGAGCTCGAATCGCGCGACACCACGGAAGTGGTCGTCATCACCGGGCACGCGAGCGTCGAGACCGCGATCGACGCGCTGCGCTCCGGCGCCACCGACTACCTCGTCAAGCCGGTCGACATCGAGCGCCTGCGCGGCATCCTGCAGCGGATCCCGAAAACGGAGCATTTCCGCCAGGAAATCGGCGAGCTGCGCAACGAACTGCGCAAGCTCGGACGCTTCGGCCACATCCTCGGCAGCTCCCCGCCGATGCACCGCCTGTACGACCAGCTATCGCGGGTCGCGCCGACCTCGGCCTCGGTGCTGCTGATCGGCGAGAGCGGCACCGGCAAGGAAGTGGTTGCGCAGACCATCCACGACCTGAGCCGGCGCAAGCGCCACCCGTTCCTGCCGCTCAACTGCGGCGCGGTCTCGCCGCAGCTCGTCGAGAGCGAGCTGTTCGGACACGAGAAAGGCAGCTTCACCGGGGCCGACCGCCAGCACCACGGCTTTTTCGAACGAGCCAACCGCGGCACACTGTTCCTCGACGAAGTCACCGAGATGCGACCGGATCTCCAGGTCAAGCTGCTGCGCGTGCTCGAGACCGGCACGTTCATGCGGGTCGGCACGAACGAACATATCGCGACCGACGTGCGGCTGATCGCCGCGACGAACCGCTCGCCCGAAAAAGCGGTCGCCGAGGGCCGCATGCGCGAAGACCTCTACCACCGCCTCAACGTGTTCCCGATCTACCTGCCGCCGTTGCGCGAACGCGGCACCGACCTGGAACTGCTTGCGGAACATTTCCTCGCCGAACTCAACGAGCAGGAGCAGACGAACAAGCGTTTCTCGCCTGCGGCGATCGCCGCGCTGTATGCGCACAACTGGCCGGGCAACGTGCGTGAGCTGAAGAACTACGTCCATCGCGCCTTCATCCTGGCCGACGACGTCATCGAGCCGGACCACGCGCCGGAGAATTTCCTGCAGAAGTCGCACAGCTCGGTGATCACGATCCGCGTCGGCACGCCGCTCGACGAAGTCAACCGGCGGGTCATGGAGGCCACGCTGATGGAATGCGGCAACGTCAAGCGCAAGGCGGCCGAGATGCTCGGCATCAGCCTCAAGACGCTCTACAACCGCCTCGCCGTCTATAACGCCGGCAAGGAGCTCTATGACGAAGAGGATGCCGAGGAGTTCGCAGGCGGGCCGGGCGACGACGAGGACCGCGTTTCGAACAACGGGGTCCAGTGATGCCGCAGCGGCGGGGCGGGTTGCGTCGATGTAAGTCTTACAGGCTGGCGTAAGTCTTACTGGACATCCGCATTGCATTTCCTGCGGCGGGAGGCGTTTTTCCCCTGCATGGAATGTGCTTGCAGGAGAGAACATGCAAACTCCCCCGGAGGTGTGCCCATGAGCAAGGAAAGCAGACGCGATCCATCCAGGCCCGGGCCGGCCGATCCACCGAACCCCCGTTATCCGGTCCCCGACGCCGAAGCCACGAACCTGGCCCGTCCCCCGGTCGCCGACGAGATGTCGCTGCCGCATGAAAGGGACGAAGCGCCCGATCGGCCCGAGCCGCAGGGGAAACTCCCGCGCAAGGTGATCGAACAGGCGGCGCGTGATATCCGCCGCGGCCTGCGCGACACCACGGGGCGCGGTATTCCGTCGGACGTCCCGGGTCCGGGCGTGCCGCCCGAACGCTCGCCCGGTGCCGACGTGCCGCCCGATACGCCGGAGGCGACGAACCGCGACCCGCGCGACGACGAGCGCCGGCGATGAACGTCATCCCGTCTGGGCACGCGGTTTGCGCGGCGAGTGCGCCAGCGGCTTTGCCTCGGCAACGGGCTTTGACAGATCACTCAAAGGAGAACCCAGAATGGAAAACACGACAACGGGTACGCAAGGCACGATGGCCGGAAGCGCGGAGAAGGGAGCGGAGAAAATAGAGCAGCTCTCGAGCACTGCCCACGAGGCGGTCAATCGTGTTGCCGGGGCTGCATCCTCGACGCTGCGGCACGCCGGGGAAAAAGGGCAGGAGTGGATCGCGGCGCAGGAGCATATGCTGGAGGGCGCACGCGAGTGCGTCAGGCGCCATCCGGTCGCGTCGGTGGTGATCGCGGTGGGAGTGGGGATGCTGTTCAGCCGCTTCACGTCGCACTGATCGCGTCCCACGAGCGGGAGTCGGTGATGGCGGCGGGAACATACGAGACAGGCCCGGCAGACCCTTCGCTGCCGGGCCTGTTGCGTCGGGTCAAAAGTCTGGCCAAAGCGTACGCAGCGCTGGTCGTCGTCGACGCCCGCCACGCGGTGCACCAAGTCATCGAAGTGCTGTGCGTCGCGATCGTGGCGGCAGTGCTGGTGGTCACGGCGTGGCTCGCATTCGTCGTCGCCGTCGCCGGCTGGCTGCTCCAGGATGGCATCCCGTGGCCGGGGGTGCTGGCGTGCGCGGGACTGATCAACATCATCGCCGCCGCGCTCGCGGGCACCTGGCTGTGGCGTCAGCTCAAGCGCAATCCACCGCTCGCGGCGACGTTGCGGCAGGTCGAGGGCGAGCCGCCGCGCGGAGACGGACAATGAACACACGTGGAGGATCGCTCGCGCAGGCCGAAGCGCGGGTCGCGCGCGAGCGGGCATTATTGGACGCGCAGTTTGATGCGTGGCGCGGGCATGTGCGCAACGAACTCACCTCCCCGCGGGGTCTGGGGGCAGCGTTGATGATGGGGTTTGTCGTCGGCAACGTGCTGCGGCGACGCCCTCGCCGGCACGAGGCGGCGGCGCCGGTGCGCAAGGGCTTTCTCGCGGTGGCGACAGGCCTGGCGCTGTCTGTGTTGCGCTGGCGCTACGGCAACCCATGGGCCGCGGTGCCGCATGTGGTGGGGTGGGTGCAGCAGCAAGGCGCAGGCAGAACCGCTCCGTCAAGCGCGGCCGCGGCCCAGTCATATCCCTGGCAGGGGCCGCGCGCGATTGCGAAACGGTAATTATCTGCAAAAAAGAACACCGCCACCGGATCACGGTCATAAGATGAGTGAACCGGATGGCGGCCGTCTTTGCACAAGCGTGACGCGAGGCTGGAGGTCGGTGCGGTTTGGAGGTCACAGATGACTGACCATGCCGATGACGATGCGAATGGGCGATAGCGTATTCCTTCCCGCTGCCGCGGAACGGGCCCCGAGTGTCTGGGGCATGCGGCTCCAGCAGGTGTCCGCGTACGCGAGCCCCGCCGTCGTGGTGCTGGCGCTGATCGGCGCGGTGGGGTGGTTCGTCGGGATGCCCGCTCTCGGGACGCTGGGGGCGGATTCTGTGCCGTTCATGCCGACCAGCATTGTCAAGCTCCTGTTCGTTGCTTTCGCGTTGCGCGAGCTCGATCGTGCCCCGGCCGCGCGCGCACGTTTCACCGTCGCGGTGGCGGCTCTTGCCGTCGCGCTGATGTCGGTGATGGCCCTGACGGTCGGACCCGACCCGGTCGGCATGGTCCTGTCGCCGCTGCTGCCGCCGGCCGAACCCGGATCCATTTATTCCCCGTCCGAGCCAGCGGTCGGGACAGCCACCACCTACCTCCTTCTTGCCGCGGCGCTGGCGCTGGCGCCCCTGAGCGACCACCGCCTGCTCGCGATCTCGCGGCTGCTGGCCGTGGCCGTCGGCGGCGTCGCGCTGGTGGCGGTGGTCGGGCTGACTTTCCACCTCGTCCGCCTGAACCTCGCGATTCCTTCGGTCGGCATCGCGCTGCCGGTCGCGCTGGCGCTGCTGATCACGAGTTTCAGCCTGCTGGTCAGGCACCCGTCGCCGCGGTTCATGCAGTTGCTCGAGCACGATTCGCCCGGCGCGGTGATTTTCCGCCGCCTGCTGCCGGTCGCGGTCGCCGTGCCGCTCTTGGCCGGCTGGCTGCAGGCACTGGGCCAGCGCTTCGGATGGTTCGGCGTGATCGAGAGCGAAGGGGTCGTGGCGGTCGCGATGATCGTCGCGTGCACGGTCCTGATCCTGTGGACCGCCGCCCGGCTCGACGAGATGAACACCGACCGTTCGATCGCCGAGATCCGCGCCAACACGCAGCAGCAGTGGCTGGAGGTGACGCTGGCGACGATCGAGGACGCAGTCATCACCGTCAATGACGAGATGCGCGTCGGGTTCCTCAACCCGGCGGCCGAGACGTTGCTCGATGTGAAGGTCGGCGACGCGATCGGCCGCGATCTGCGGGAGCTGGTCGTGCTCGTCGACGAAGCGACCGACCAGCCGATGGGGTCGCCGTTCGCGAGGGCGTTTTCCGAGCTGCGCCAGGTGACGATCAGCGGCGAACCGGCGTTGCGCATGCGCGACGGCAGCGTGCGCGCGGTAGAGGCGACCGCGACGCCGATCCGCGACTGGAAAGGCGGGATCAGCGGCGGCGTGCTGGTGCTGCGCGACGCGCGCGCCCATCGCGCGCGGGAACATGCGGATCGGCAGGCCTACGCGGCACTCGACCGGCGCGTCGGTGACCGCACGCGGGCGCTGGAACGGACCATGTCGGTGCTGCGCGAGAGCACGACGCTGCTGCGCACGATCGCCGCCAGCACGCCGGAGCTGATCGTCGCGAAAAGCCGCGAAGGCCGCATCATGATGGTCAATCCGGCTGCGCTGCAGGCGATGGGGCTGAGCCGCGCGCAGGTCGTCGGACACAAGGAAGAGAGCCTTTTCGGCGACTCCGAGGAAATGCGGCGCATCCTCGAAAACGACCGCCGCGTCATCGAGACGCGCCGGCCGATCGTCGTCGAGGAAACGCGCACGACACGCGCCGGCACGCGCACTTTCCTCGTGACGAAATCGCCGCTGCGCGACTCGCAGGGACACGTGTTCGGCCTCGTCGGCGTCTCCAAGGACATCACCGAGCGCAAGCGCGCGCAGCGCGAACTCGAACAGCTGCTCGTCGCCGAACACCGCCTGCGCGGCGAGGCCGAACGCGCTAACCGCGCGAAGGACGAGTTCCTCGCGATCGTTTCGCACGAGCTGCGTTCGCCGCTGAACGCGCTCAAAGGCTGGAGCCAGGTGCTCACCGCGTCGGGCAGCCCCGAACCCACGACGGTGGCGCGCGCAGCGGAGGCGATCAAGCGCAACATCGACCATCAGGCACGGCTGATCGACGACCTGCTCGACACGTCGCGGATCATCAGCGGCAAGCTCGAGCTGAACAGCCGCCGCGTGAATCTCGTCGAGATCGTCAACGCGGCGATCGACCTTTCGTGGGACACGGCGAAGGCGAAACGGATCGAGCTGCGCGTCCACACCGATCGCCCGTCGATGACGATCAACGGCGACCACGACCGGCTGCAGCAGATCGTCATCAATCTGCTCGCGAACGCGCTGAAGTTCACCACCGAAGGCGGCTGGGTCGAGCTGCGCCTGACCCAAGGCGAGACGTCGGTGAACCTGTCGGTCGCCGATTCCGGGGTCGGCATCGAGGCCGGCTTCCTGCCGCACGTGTTCGACCGCTTCAGCCAGGCCGACACCTCGATGACGCGTCGCCACCAGGGCCTCGGGATCGGGCTCGCGCTGGTGCGCAACCTGGTCGAACTCCACGGCGGCAGCGTGCGGGTCGAGAGCGCCGGCCCGGGCCGCGGTTCGGTATTCACGGTGGAACTGCCCGGCCCGGTGCAGGATGCCCTGCCGGGCGAATCGCCCGAGGCGCGGGAAGGCCGTCCGCCGCGTACCGCGCTCGAAGGCGTCGAAGCGCTGGTGGTCGATGACGAGGCGGACGCGCGCGAAGTGATGACGCTGATCTTGTCGCAGGCCGGTGCGCGCGTGCGCACCTTCAGTTCCGGTGCCGAACTCCTCGTGGAACTCGCCCGGCCGGATGCCATCAGCCCGCCGGCGATCCTGCTGCTCGACATCGCGATGCCGGGCGACAGCGGCTTCAGCGTGCTGCAGCGCGTGCGCGAGCTGGCTTCGCTGCCGTTCATCCCGGCAGTCGCAGTGACCGCCCTGAGTCGCCTCGACCGCACGCGCTTCGAACTCGCCGGCTTCCAGGAATGCGTCGGCAAACCGGTCGAGGCGCGGATCCTGATCGAGACCATCGCCGCGACACTCGACGTCGCGGACCTCGACGCGCAACGCCGCCAGGCATCGGCGGCGTGACACTGGCCGCGCCGGTTCGCGCCGCTAATTGCACCCTCCTGTAATCGTTGCACGCCTTGCGCTGCCGTAACGGCCATCGGGCCGTTCGGCGGGGCGCCCACCGTGGGCACGACGTTTGCCACTCTCCGCGGAAGATGGAGCAGGGTCGCCGGCGCAAGGCGGCGCTCCGGCCCCTCACCGATCGCGCAGGAGGAGCACGATGATGAAACGACATCGTTCGCAACCAACACGGCA
This region includes:
- a CDS encoding glycosyltransferase family 9 protein, yielding MNALTRAARWKEARRILAVRLDNLGDALMTTPALRALRESVPGRHITLLASAAPAREAAWAARLRLPPLLASPRKAARIGRRCPPS
- a CDS encoding sigma-54-dependent transcriptional regulator, which gives rise to MSNVLLVDDDSETIGWLSEFIKGEGYTVATADSLRAARIHLTRSTPDVVLTDLMLPDGLGIELVDELESRDTTEVVVITGHASVETAIDALRSGATDYLVKPVDIERLRGILQRIPKTEHFRQEIGELRNELRKLGRFGHILGSSPPMHRLYDQLSRVAPTSASVLLIGESGTGKEVVAQTIHDLSRRKRHPFLPLNCGAVSPQLVESELFGHEKGSFTGADRQHHGFFERANRGTLFLDEVTEMRPDLQVKLLRVLETGTFMRVGTNEHIATDVRLIAATNRSPEKAVAEGRMREDLYHRLNVFPIYLPPLRERGTDLELLAEHFLAELNEQEQTNKRFSPAAIAALYAHNWPGNVRELKNYVHRAFILADDVIEPDHAPENFLQKSHSSVITIRVGTPLDEVNRRVMEATLMECGNVKRKAAEMLGISLKTLYNRLAVYNAGKELYDEEDAEEFAGGPGDDEDRVSNNGVQ
- a CDS encoding D-glycero-alpha-D-manno-heptose-1,7-bisphosphate 7-phosphatase — encoded protein: MALNAAVFIDKDGTLIDDVPYNVDPAKVRLRDGAGEALARLQRHGYHLILVTNQPGVAFGLFEPDALEAVWAAIAALLSPYGVVFDAIYHCPHHPQGTDDRFAGRCECRKPEPGLLLQAAQDHRLDLRRSWLIGDILDDIEAGRRAGCRTVLLAVGSETEWRHGPMREPDLVASSLAEAVDGILEWTPAEVLDSIAAEPESGFTVWQTDEPG
- a CDS encoding PAS domain-containing hybrid sensor histidine kinase/response regulator: MRLQQVSAYASPAVVVLALIGAVGWFVGMPALGTLGADSVPFMPTSIVKLLFVAFALRELDRAPAARARFTVAVAALAVALMSVMALTVGPDPVGMVLSPLLPPAEPGSIYSPSEPAVGTATTYLLLAAALALAPLSDHRLLAISRLLAVAVGGVALVAVVGLTFHLVRLNLAIPSVGIALPVALALLITSFSLLVRHPSPRFMQLLEHDSPGAVIFRRLLPVAVAVPLLAGWLQALGQRFGWFGVIESEGVVAVAMIVACTVLILWTAARLDEMNTDRSIAEIRANTQQQWLEVTLATIEDAVITVNDEMRVGFLNPAAETLLDVKVGDAIGRDLRELVVLVDEATDQPMGSPFARAFSELRQVTISGEPALRMRDGSVRAVEATATPIRDWKGGISGGVLVLRDARAHRAREHADRQAYAALDRRVGDRTRALERTMSVLRESTTLLRTIAASTPELIVAKSREGRIMMVNPAALQAMGLSRAQVVGHKEESLFGDSEEMRRILENDRRVIETRRPIVVEETRTTRAGTRTFLVTKSPLRDSQGHVFGLVGVSKDITERKRAQRELEQLLVAEHRLRGEAERANRAKDEFLAIVSHELRSPLNALKGWSQVLTASGSPEPTTVARAAEAIKRNIDHQARLIDDLLDTSRIISGKLELNSRRVNLVEIVNAAIDLSWDTAKAKRIELRVHTDRPSMTINGDHDRLQQIVINLLANALKFTTEGGWVELRLTQGETSVNLSVADSGVGIEAGFLPHVFDRFSQADTSMTRRHQGLGIGLALVRNLVELHGGSVRVESAGPGRGSVFTVELPGPVQDALPGESPEAREGRPPRTALEGVEALVVDDEADAREVMTLILSQAGARVRTFSSGAELLVELARPDAISPPAILLLDIAMPGDSGFSVLQRVRELASLPFIPAVAVTALSRLDRTRFELAGFQECVGKPVEARILIETIAATLDVADLDAQRRQASAA
- a CDS encoding glycosyltransferase codes for the protein MKGRRLQTRVAGAQEEAMMAIDWNEMFGLTVSPLELFIRGTIVYWAIFAMFRTILQRDIGAVGVADVPFGITPLETMACSCPVIGSKVGGIKHTVVDGVTGFRPRRHAAHAQQLPMGETSWP
- the glgA gene encoding glycogen synthase GlgA, whose translation is MNATRKAARLRVLFATPECAPWAKTGGLGDVSASLPAALAALGLDVCVLLPGYPSVREAARNARKVADIRAEHGLPSARLLRARLPSGVPALVLDCPSLYRREGGPYQDGEGVDYADNALRFGLLSHVAARLASAASPLVWRADILHCNDWPTALAPAYLKLGLPGAAPSLVVVHNLAFQGIFPLDVAERLGLPPESLAPEGVEYWGKLSFLKAGLYYADRIVAVSPTYAREIRTEAHGCGLQGLLETRANRLAGILNGIDVDAWDSRTDPYLHANYDADTLEDKAPNKRALQAELGLAADDGALLLGMISRLTDQKGIDLVLDALPELLARPVQLALLGGGDARFEEAWRERAAATPERIAAVIGFDERLAHRIEAGADAFVMPSRFEPCGLNQMYSQRYGTPPIVRATGGLVDSVGDFSIDSLHRGEASGFLFADATPAALVEAVDRAMKVFADRVAWRTLCRNGMARDFSWGGSAGRYARLYVAMRAAAAA
- a CDS encoding phage holin family protein, giving the protein MAAGTYETGPADPSLPGLLRRVKSLAKAYAALVVVDARHAVHQVIEVLCVAIVAAVLVVTAWLAFVVAVAGWLLQDGIPWPGVLACAGLINIIAAALAGTWLWRQLKRNPPLAATLRQVEGEPPRGDGQ